The following proteins are co-located in the Clostridia bacterium genome:
- the rplI gene encoding 50S ribosomal protein L9, producing MKVILIQDVPKLGRRGAVVEVADGYGRNYLLPRGLAVPAEEGLVQEAAEKERVRLAKERRQAEKARQTAAKLEGREVVIAVRSGEGGKLFGAVTNKEIAEALAREFQVGIDKRKIELSSPIKAVGSYPVVIRLHPQISATINVRVAGRD from the coding sequence GTGAAGGTAATCCTTATTCAGGACGTGCCCAAGCTCGGTCGTCGCGGAGCAGTAGTGGAGGTTGCGGACGGCTACGGGCGCAACTACCTTTTGCCCCGGGGCCTGGCGGTACCGGCCGAGGAAGGCCTGGTCCAGGAGGCGGCGGAGAAAGAAAGGGTGCGCCTGGCCAAGGAACGGCGCCAGGCCGAGAAGGCCCGGCAGACCGCCGCCAAACTCGAGGGCCGGGAGGTCGTCATCGCGGTGAGGAGCGGCGAGGGGGGCAAGTTATTCGGGGCGGTAACCAACAAAGAGATAGCCGAGGCCCTGGCCAGGGAATTTCAGGTCGGGATCGACAAGCGTAAGATAGAGTTGTCTTCTCCCATCAAGGCAGTAGGTTCGTATCCGGTGGTCATCCGCCTGCACCCCCAGATTTCAGCCACGATTAACGTCCGGGTGGCGGGGAGGGATTAG
- a CDS encoding YybS family protein encodes MRGIWAAAASAGVMLAAVLAPPGLAGLRIGWALPLTVVVALWGWPAGVAAAGAWLGLLGSVQGLEQAFLGLLGPAMAGLAYGSGLRAQKGAGVTLLIGGTALAAGLLPCLPSLALAWAQWKAALARGVESALELYRETGLLEAMVAQGLSAVQLQQSLESLASWVGVLYPALLAWETTAGAVVVYFAGRWAVKRWRTVPSLPPFSHWQLPWPAVWGLIFGLAAYLAGDRAGSAAAVTVGVNVMAAYVPVLALFGLAVLIHLYRHMLLPPAIKALVILPLVLYLPLGVAVLVALGLFDPWLNFRRLAPEGPKGGG; translated from the coding sequence GTGCGCGGGATATGGGCGGCGGCAGCCTCGGCAGGGGTAATGCTGGCTGCGGTGCTCGCTCCTCCCGGCCTGGCCGGGTTGCGTATAGGTTGGGCCCTCCCGCTTACCGTAGTGGTGGCCCTGTGGGGCTGGCCGGCGGGAGTGGCTGCGGCCGGAGCCTGGCTGGGACTGCTCGGGTCCGTCCAAGGATTGGAGCAGGCATTCCTGGGGCTCCTGGGCCCGGCAATGGCCGGGCTGGCCTACGGGAGCGGGCTGCGGGCGCAAAAGGGAGCGGGGGTTACCCTGTTGATCGGGGGGACCGCCCTGGCCGCAGGCCTGTTGCCCTGTCTGCCCAGCTTGGCCCTGGCCTGGGCGCAATGGAAGGCCGCCTTGGCCCGTGGGGTCGAGTCGGCCTTGGAGCTCTATCGGGAAACCGGTTTGCTGGAGGCCATGGTCGCCCAGGGGCTAAGCGCGGTCCAGCTTCAGCAGTCTCTGGAGAGCCTGGCTTCGTGGGTAGGTGTCCTGTATCCCGCCCTGCTGGCGTGGGAGACGACGGCCGGAGCCGTGGTGGTGTACTTTGCCGGTCGGTGGGCGGTCAAGCGGTGGCGCACCGTGCCTTCGCTGCCCCCCTTCTCGCATTGGCAGCTTCCCTGGCCGGCGGTGTGGGGGCTGATCTTCGGGCTGGCGGCGTACCTGGCCGGTGACCGTGCCGGTAGTGCTGCGGCGGTCACCGTGGGGGTAAACGTAATGGCCGCCTACGTGCCGGTTTTGGCCCTGTTCGGCCTGGCGGTGCTGATCCACCTTTACCGACATATGCTGCTCCCGCCGGCAATAAAGGCGCTGGTAATTCTTCCCCTGGTACTGTACTTACCCTTAGGGGTCGCGGTGCTGGTGGCGCTGGGACTGTTCGATCCCTGGCTCAACTTTCGCCGGCTGGCGCCGGAAGGCCCGAAGGGGGGAGGGTGA